In the genome of Triticum urartu cultivar G1812 chromosome 5, Tu2.1, whole genome shotgun sequence, one region contains:
- the LOC125511690 gene encoding salt tolerance receptor-like cytoplasmic kinase 1 has product MLLHRHKFPLLCCACGTGVVATRGAAVDDQQQQPGGKVGARQLSWAQVEAMTAGFTSAVVGEGGFSTVYLARLAGSGSSQLAAVKVHRSSERLRRAFRQELDALLRVRHPHIVRLLAFCDQRDEGVLVLEFAPNGSLHDHLHGLDGDGNQAAPAPTMPWARRAAVALQVARALEYLHDRCEPQVVHGDVKASNVLLDAAMGARLCDFGSARAGFSASAAVRTPRAVQGSPGYVDPHYLRSGVLTKKSDVYSLGVLLLELLTGTQPFSDGRLLTSTVAPMIKAGSCSCDQVHKLVDQRLGCRYDAAEAATVATLAAACVGDNPALRPSMAEVVRTLEQISAAGRRSDGITKP; this is encoded by the coding sequence ATGCTGCTGCACAGGCACAAGTTCCCGCTCCTCTGCTGCGCCTGCGGGACCGGCGTCGTCGCCACCCgaggcgccgccgtcgatgacCAGCAGCAGCAGCCCGGCGGCAAGGTCGGCGCCAGGCAGCTGTCGTGGGCGCAGGTGGAGGCCATGACGGCGGGCTTCACGTCGGCCGTCGTCGGCGAGGGCGGCTTCAGCACTGTCTACCTCGCGCGCCTCGCCGGCTCCGGCTCCTCCCAGCTCGCCGCCGTCAAGGTGCACCGCAGCAGCGAGCGCCTCCGCCGTGCCTTCCGGCAGGAGCTGGACGCGCTGCTCCGCGTCCGCCACCCGCACATCGTCCGCCTCCTCGCCTTCTGCGACCAGCGCGACGAGGGCGTGCTCGTCCTCGAGTTCGCGCCCAACGGCAGCCTGCACGACCACCTCCACGGCCTCGACGGCGATGGAAACCAGGCCGCTCCCGCACCAACGATGCCGTGGGCGCGGCGCGCGGCCGTGGCGCTGCAGGTGGCCCGCGCGCTCGAATACCTCCACGACCGGTGCGAGCCGCAGGTGGTGCACGGCGACGTCAAGGCCTCCAACGTGCTGCTGGACGCGGCCATGGGCGCCCGCCTCTGCGACTTCGGCTCCGCGCGCGCCGGGTTCTCGGCCTCCGCGGCCGTCCGGACGCCGCGCGCCGTGCAGGGCTCGCCCGGCTACGTGGACCCGCACTACCTCCGCTCCGGCGTGCTCACCAAGAAGAGCGACGTGTACAGCCTCGGCGTGCTGCTGCTCGAGCTGCTCACCGGCACGCAGCCCTTCAGCGACGGCCGTCTCCTTACGTCCACCGTGGCGCCCATGATCAAAGCCGGCTCGTGCTCGTGCGACCAAGTGCATAAGCTCGTCGACCAGAGGCTTGGGTGCCGGTACGACGCGGCCGAGGCGGCGACCGTGGCGACGCTGGCGGCGGCGTGCGTCGGGGACAACCCGGCACTCCGGCCGTCCATGGCCGAGGTGGTCCGGACCCTGGAGCAGATCTCAGCCGCCGGGAGAAGATCGGACGGCATAACCAAGCCGTGA